A genomic region of Ammospiza nelsoni isolate bAmmNel1 chromosome 3, bAmmNel1.pri, whole genome shotgun sequence contains the following coding sequences:
- the CCN2 gene encoding CCN family member 2, with product MVPSTLAPFALALLLVLLSPEAQGQECSGQCQCGASPTCPAGVSLVLDGCGCCRVCAKQLGELCTERDPCDHHKGLFCDFGSPANRRIGVCTARDGAPCVFSGMVYRSGESFQSSCKYQCTCLDGAVGCVPLCSMDVRLPSPDCPYPRRVKLPGKCCEEWVCDEAKEQTAVGPALAAYRLEDTYGPDPTMMRANCLVQTTEWSACSKTCGMGISTRVTNDNAFCRLEKQSRLCMVRPCEADLEENIKKGKKCIRTPKISKPVKFELSGCTSVKTYRAKFCGVCTDGRCCTPHRTATLPVEFKCPDGEIMKRKMMFIKTCACHYNCPGDNDIFESLYYRKMYGDMA from the exons ATGGTCCCCAGCACCCTCGCCCCGTTCGCCCTAGCGCTGCTGCTCGTCCTCCTCAGCCCG GAGGCTCAGGGCCAGGAGTGCAGCGGGCAGTGTCAGTGCGGAGCCAGTCCCACCTGCCCCGCCGGCGTCTCCCTGGTGCTCGACGGCTGCGGCTGCTGCCGCGTGTGCGCCAAGCAGCTGGGCGAGCTCTGCACCGAGCGCGACCCCTGCGACCACCACAAGGGGCTCTTCTGCGATTTCGGCTCCCCCGCCAACCGCAGAATCGGCGTCTGCACCG CTCGGGACGGCGCCCCGTGCGTGTTCAGCGGCATGGTGTACCGGAGCGGAGAGtccttccagagcagctgcaagtACCAGTGCACCTGCCTGGACGGCGCGGTGGGCTGCGTGCCCCTCTGCAGCATGGACGTCCGCCTGCCCAGCCCCGACTGCCCCTACCCGCGCCGGGTGAAGCTCCCTGGAAAGTGCTGCGAGGAGTGGGTCTGCGATGAGGCCAAGGAGCAGACTGCCGTGGGACCCGCACTTGCCG CTTACAGACTGGAGGACACTTATGGTCCAGACCCAACAATGATGCGTGCCAACTGCCTGGTACAGACCACGGAATGGAGTGCTTGCTCCAAGACCTGTGGCATGGGTATCTCTACCAGAGTCACCAATGATAATGCCTTCTGCAGACTGGAGAAACAGAGCAGACTCTGCATGGTCAGACCTTGTGAAGCAGACCTGGAAGAGAACATCAAG AAAGGCAAAAAGTGCATTCGcacccccaaaatctccaagCCTGTCAAGTTTGAGCTGTCTGGCTGCACCAGCGTGAAGACCTACAGAGCTAAGTTCTGTGGTGTTTGCACTGACGGGCGCTGCTGCACACCCCACAGAACAGCCACCCTCCCTGTGGAGTTCAAGTGCCCTGATGGGGAGatcatgaaaaggaaaatgatgtTCATCAAGACCTGCGCGTGCCACTACAACTGCCCTGGAGACAATGACATCTTTGAGTCTCTGTACTACAGAAAGATGTATGGAGACATGGCATAA